The segment GGTGGCAGCATCTGAAGTTGGCGCACTTCCTGTTGATCCAAAAGATGTACTGGAGAAGGGAAGGATTACACCGGGAAAAATGTTGCTGGTGGATTTAGAGAAAGGAAAAGTTTTTGATGATGATCGTGTGAAGCGCTCGGTGTATGAAGGCAAGCCGTACTATCAATGGATTATTGAAAACAGGATTAAGCTTAGGCTGGAACCCGTTCCATTAACGTTTGAAGAAGATTTTGACATCGAAACCCTCGCACAACGCCAACAGGCTTTTGGTTATACCAGCGAGGATATTAAAACGATTATCATACCCATGGCGGAGAAAGGCTATGAGGCCATTGGCTCCATGGGTGACGACACACCCTTGGCCGTCTTATCAAAAGAAAGCCGGCATCTTTCAAATTATTTTAAACAACATTTTGCGCAAGTCAGCAATCCGCCCATCGATCCTATTCGTGAACGATTGGTGATGTCGTTGTTTACCCGTGTTGGGGCGAGCTTAAATGTGCTGGAGGAAAGTCCGGATCACACCCAACAAATCCATATTTCTCAACCGGTACTATTGAATTCTGATTTAGCCAAGCTGAAAGCCATGCATGATCAAGGCTATGATTATGCCGTGGTCAACTGTGTTTTTAAAGCCGATGGGAAAGCGGGAAGAATGAAAGAAGGTTTGGAGGCTATCTGCCGGGAAGCTGAACAAGCCGTGCAATCCGGCAAAAAAATTATCATCCTTTCGGATAAAAAGATTAACGAAGGGTATGCACCAATACCTTCCTTGCTGGCAACAGGTACAGTTCATCATCATCTTATCGATAAAAAACTTCGTACGCATGCGGGGTTGGTGGTGGAAGCTGGTGATGTTTGGGAGGTACACCACTTTGCCACGGTAATTGGTTATGGAGCCAGCGCCATTAATCCTTATCTCGCGCTGGAAGTTGTGCATCATTTGAATGAACAGGATGCGTTGAGTAAAAAGCTAACCGATAAAGAAGCCTTTTCGAATTATCAGAAAGCTATTGGCAATGGGTTGCTGAAAGTAATGTCGAAGATGGGCATCAGCACCCTTCAGTCGTATCAGTCGGCACAGATATTTGAAGCCATTGGCTTAAGCACGGAAGTTATTGATAAAAGCTTTCGCGGAACCATCAGTCGTATAGAAGGGTTGGGCTTTGATGACATTGCCGAAGAAGTACTGGTACGGCATCGTTATGCATTTCAATCTTCAAACACAAATCTTCCCGTTGGGGGTATCTACCAGTGGAAACGCAAAGGTGAAAAACATTTGTTCAGCCCTGAGGTAATCCATTGGCTGCAACACTCCACACGCATCAACAATTTTGATCTCTATAAAAAATATGCACAGGTAATTAACGATCAATCGAAAAATCAATTAACCCTTCGCGGATTACTGGAATTTAAGAAGCGCAATCCTGTGCCGTTGGATGAAGTTGAACCCGCAGAAGAAATTTTTAAGCGCTTTGCCACGGGTGCCATGTCGTTTGGTTCTATCTCACACGAAGCACACACAACCTTGGCTATTGCCATGAACCGCATTGGCGGAAAGAGTAATAGTGGCGAAGGTGGTGAAGATGAGGCACGTTTTGCAAAAAAGGCTAATGGGGATTGGGAACGCTCAGCCATTAAGCAGGTGGCTTCCGGGCGATTTGGTGTAACGAGTTATTACCTGACCAATGCTGATGAACTTCAGATAAAAATGGCGCAAGGGGCTAAACCCGGTGAAGGCGGCCAGTTGCCCGGTGATAAAGTTGACGAATGGATTGGCAGAGTACGGCATTCAACACCGGGTGTCGGGTTAATTTCTCCGCCACCTCATCACGATATTTATTCCATAGAAGATTTAGCACAGCTAATCTTTGATTTAAAAAATGCCAACCGTCAGGCGCGTATAAATGTGAAGCTGGTTTCGCAGGCAGGCGTGGGCACCGTGGCGGCCGGTGTGGCAAAAGCAAAAGCCGATGCTATTTTAATCTCTGGTGCCGATGGCGGCACCGGAGCCTCTCCGTTGAGTTCTGTTCGGCATGCCGGGTTGCCGTGGGAACTTGGTTTGGCCGAAGCGCATCAAACCCTTGTAAAAAATAATTTACGAAGCAGGGTAACGCTTCAAACCGATGGACAAATACGAACGGGCCGTGATATTGCCATTGCTGCACTGCTGGGTGCCGAAGAGTGGGGCGTAGCCACGGCTGCACTTGTGGTGGAGGGTTGTATTATGATGCGTAAGTGCCATCTCAATACATGTCCGGTTGGCATTGCTACCCAAGATGTTGAGTTGCGAAAATTATTTACCGGTGATCCTGATCATGTGGTAAACTTCTTTACCTTCCTCGCTGAAGATCTTCGTGAAGTTATGGCCTCCCTTGGTTTCCGTACTATCAACGAAATGATCGGGCGCACGGATACGCTGCGCGTTCGTCAGGATGTTGAACACTGGAAGGTAAAGAAACTCGATCTGTCACCTTTGCTATATCGCGAGTCAGCTGGAGAAGGTGTTGGTTTGTACAAACAAATTGAGCAGGATTTTGAATTGGAGAAAGTGTTGGACTGGAAGCTGCTAGCTGCGGCACAACCAGCATTAGAGCATCTTGAAAAAGTTACAACCGCAGTTGTCATTGAGAATACCAATCGATCTACGGGCGCACTGTTGTCGAATGAAATATCAAAACTTTATAAAGGCAATGGACTGGCTGAAGATACGATTCACGTTAAGTTTAAGGGATCAGCCGGGCAAAGTTTCGGGGCATTTGTTACCAAAGGTGTAACGTTTGAACTGGAAGGCGAAGCCAATGATTATTTCGGCAAAGGGTTATCAGGTGGAAAGCTTATTGTCCATCCTGATAAAGAAGCAACCTTTAAACCGGAAGACAATATTATCATTGGCAACGTGGCCTTTTATGGTGCTACATCAGGTGAGGCTTACATACGCGGGCAGGCAGGCGAGCGCTTTTGTGTGCGCAACTCAGGCGTAAATGCCGTGGTGGAAGGCGTGGGTGATCATGGATGTGAATACATGACCGGTGGGCGCGTGGTAGTATTAGGGAAGACCGGTAAAAATTTTGCCGCAGGCATGAGTGGTGGAATTGCTTACGTGTTTGATCCGGAACAAACCCTGAAGGAATTGTACAACCCGGAAATGGTTGAACTGGAGAAGATGGAGGAGGAAGATAAGGTGCATGTGCATGGTATGATTGAAAAACATTTTCAGTACACCAAAAGCGATCCTGCCGACTGGATACTTGAGAATTGGGAGCTCGCTACAGAAATGTTTGTTAAAGTGATGCCGCGCGATTATAAGAAAGTGCTCCTGTTGAGGAAGGTGAATACACAAAAGGAAAAGATAGCATTATAATATGGGCCAGCCAGACGGATTTATGAAATTCAACCGCGAGATGCCCAAGACTCGCGATCCGCACGAGCGGATTAAAGATTATAAGGAAATTTATCCGCCCTTGGATCATCAACATGTCCATACACAGTCGACCCGTTGTATGGATTGCGGTGTTCCATTTTGTCACCATGGTTGCCCGCTGGGCAATACCATTCCTGATTTTAATGATGCTGTTTATCGTGGTGATTGGGAAGAAGCAATTACGATACTGAGTACAACAAATAATTTCCCTGAGTTTACCGGAAGAATTTGCCCGGCACCGTGTGAGGCCAGCTGTGTGCTGAGCATCAACAACAAACCGGTGGCCATTGAATACATCGAGAAAAGTATTGCCGAGACTGCTTTTGAGCGAGGCTATATAAAACCACAACCACCCAAACACCGAACCGGCAAACGCGTTGCTGTAGTAGGATCGGGCCCTGCAGGTTTAGCCGCTGCCGCTCAACTTAATAAGGCAGGTCATTGGGTTACCGTGTTTGAGCGAAGTGATCGTATTGGCGGATTGCTTCGTTATGGTATCCCTGATTTTAAACTCGAGAAAAAAGTACTGGACCGAAGATTGAAATTGCTGGAGCAGGAAGGTATAATTTTTCGGGTCAATGCGCATGTTGGTGTAAATATTAGCGCGAAATTTTTACACGATGAATTTGATGCGGTAGTTGTTTGTGGTGGTGCTTCCGCTCCGCGTGATTTACCCATTCCGGGACGACCGTTACAAGGTGTTCACTTTGCGATGGATTTTCTCAGTCAGCAAAACAAACGCGTTGCCGGTGACCGGATTTTTTCGGGTGATATTCTGGCCGGTGGAAAACAAGTGTTGGTAATTGGCGGTGGGGATACCGGTTCGGATTGTGTTGGAACCTCAAACCGGCAGGGGGCAAAGTCGGTAACGCAAATTGAACTGCTGGCCAAACCTTCACTTACACGAAATGAAGAAACCAATCCCTGGCCGTTGTGGCCTATGGTGTTGAACACCTCTTCTTCACACGAAGAAGGTGTGGATCGTAAGTGGGCTATACTGACAAAAGAATTTATAGGCGATCATCTCAACAGGCTTACCGGTTTAAAAGTGGTGGACATTGAGTGGACGATTGGGGAAAATGGAAAGCAGGGTTTTGTTGAGCGGAAAGATTCAGAACGCATTATACCGTGCGAGTTGGCCTTGTTGGCCATTGGCTTTACCGGGGCTGAAAAAGGCGGGCTTGTTAAGGAATTAGACCTTGAACTGGACGAGCGGGGCAATATCAAAACCCAGCAATACCAAACAAACCAGGTAGGCATATTTGCTGCAGGCGACATCCGCAGGGGACAATCGCTGGTGGTGTGGGCTATATCCGAAGGCCGGGAAGCTGCGCGCGCAGTCGATGAATGGCTGATGGGCGAATCGAAGCTTGAATCAAAAGACGAATCCTTTGTAAGGGTTTCTGTCTGATCAGGACCTGATATACTTGTTATTACTTCTAAGTCCGTGGT is part of the Cyclobacteriaceae bacterium genome and harbors:
- a CDS encoding glutamate synthase subunit beta — its product is MGQPDGFMKFNREMPKTRDPHERIKDYKEIYPPLDHQHVHTQSTRCMDCGVPFCHHGCPLGNTIPDFNDAVYRGDWEEAITILSTTNNFPEFTGRICPAPCEASCVLSINNKPVAIEYIEKSIAETAFERGYIKPQPPKHRTGKRVAVVGSGPAGLAAAAQLNKAGHWVTVFERSDRIGGLLRYGIPDFKLEKKVLDRRLKLLEQEGIIFRVNAHVGVNISAKFLHDEFDAVVVCGGASAPRDLPIPGRPLQGVHFAMDFLSQQNKRVAGDRIFSGDILAGGKQVLVIGGGDTGSDCVGTSNRQGAKSVTQIELLAKPSLTRNEETNPWPLWPMVLNTSSSHEEGVDRKWAILTKEFIGDHLNRLTGLKVVDIEWTIGENGKQGFVERKDSERIIPCELALLAIGFTGAEKGGLVKELDLELDERGNIKTQQYQTNQVGIFAAGDIRRGQSLVVWAISEGREAARAVDEWLMGESKLESKDESFVRVSV
- the gltB gene encoding glutamate synthase large subunit, which codes for MTRKASHGLYTPTLEHDACGIGFIATINGSKSNQVLRDALSMLENMEHRGGRGSSPKTGDGAGILLQIPHDFFRTETTRLGFDLPDPGKYGVGMIFFPRNKKIRQQCKDVLISLSKTLRLALIGYRPVPVDHSIPGPGASEVEPVIEQIFIRPIDDDLDRQSLERKLFILRNAVTHTVAKQLKAAVKEFYITSLSCKTIIYKGQLRTDQLRAYYNDLQDERLTTALALVHSRFSTNTFPNWKLAQPFRYIAHNGEINTIRGNVNKMKSKEALFKSSNFTDEELKMLLPITNPTGSDSANLDALVEMLVLSGRSLPHVLMMLVPEAWQDNKLMDPHRKAFYKYHASMMEPWDGPAALVFTDGCRIGATLDRNGLRPLRYCITRSGRVVAASEVGALPVDPKDVLEKGRITPGKMLLVDLEKGKVFDDDRVKRSVYEGKPYYQWIIENRIKLRLEPVPLTFEEDFDIETLAQRQQAFGYTSEDIKTIIIPMAEKGYEAIGSMGDDTPLAVLSKESRHLSNYFKQHFAQVSNPPIDPIRERLVMSLFTRVGASLNVLEESPDHTQQIHISQPVLLNSDLAKLKAMHDQGYDYAVVNCVFKADGKAGRMKEGLEAICREAEQAVQSGKKIIILSDKKINEGYAPIPSLLATGTVHHHLIDKKLRTHAGLVVEAGDVWEVHHFATVIGYGASAINPYLALEVVHHLNEQDALSKKLTDKEAFSNYQKAIGNGLLKVMSKMGISTLQSYQSAQIFEAIGLSTEVIDKSFRGTISRIEGLGFDDIAEEVLVRHRYAFQSSNTNLPVGGIYQWKRKGEKHLFSPEVIHWLQHSTRINNFDLYKKYAQVINDQSKNQLTLRGLLEFKKRNPVPLDEVEPAEEIFKRFATGAMSFGSISHEAHTTLAIAMNRIGGKSNSGEGGEDEARFAKKANGDWERSAIKQVASGRFGVTSYYLTNADELQIKMAQGAKPGEGGQLPGDKVDEWIGRVRHSTPGVGLISPPPHHDIYSIEDLAQLIFDLKNANRQARINVKLVSQAGVGTVAAGVAKAKADAILISGADGGTGASPLSSVRHAGLPWELGLAEAHQTLVKNNLRSRVTLQTDGQIRTGRDIAIAALLGAEEWGVATAALVVEGCIMMRKCHLNTCPVGIATQDVELRKLFTGDPDHVVNFFTFLAEDLREVMASLGFRTINEMIGRTDTLRVRQDVEHWKVKKLDLSPLLYRESAGEGVGLYKQIEQDFELEKVLDWKLLAAAQPALEHLEKVTTAVVIENTNRSTGALLSNEISKLYKGNGLAEDTIHVKFKGSAGQSFGAFVTKGVTFELEGEANDYFGKGLSGGKLIVHPDKEATFKPEDNIIIGNVAFYGATSGEAYIRGQAGERFCVRNSGVNAVVEGVGDHGCEYMTGGRVVVLGKTGKNFAAGMSGGIAYVFDPEQTLKELYNPEMVELEKMEEEDKVHVHGMIEKHFQYTKSDPADWILENWELATEMFVKVMPRDYKKVLLLRKVNTQKEKIAL